The proteins below are encoded in one region of Streptomyces roseirectus:
- a CDS encoding thioredoxin family protein: MVTDVADVTDVNFAEQVIGADVPVLVEFTADWCPPCRQMKPVLKALAAEAGDRLKVVRLDVDSNPLTTNAYQVRSMPTFLVFRGGEPVKAMVGARPKRRLVAELEEVAGEFSSLH; this comes from the coding sequence ATGGTGACGGACGTAGCCGATGTGACGGACGTGAATTTCGCGGAACAGGTGATCGGGGCCGACGTGCCGGTGCTGGTGGAGTTCACGGCCGACTGGTGTCCGCCGTGCCGCCAGATGAAGCCGGTGCTGAAGGCGCTGGCGGCGGAGGCGGGCGACCGGCTGAAGGTCGTCCGACTGGACGTGGACAGCAACCCGTTGACGACGAACGCGTACCAGGTCCGCTCGATGCCGACGTTCCTCGTGTTCCGGGGCGGCGAGCCGGTGAAGGCGATGGTGGGGGCGCGCCCGAAGAGGCGCCTTGTTGCAGAACTGGAAGAGGTGGCCGGGGAATTTTCCTCCCTCCACTGA
- a CDS encoding MerR family transcriptional regulator, producing MRIGELAARTGTTTRTLRYYEARGLLSARRDPHGHRAYDEDDVRLLEQIRTLRDFGFGLEETRPFVECLRAGHPEGDSCPASLAVYRRKLAELDALIEELGAVRQKVAGQLDRAERARDALAVETAPPECELGGKQW from the coding sequence ATGCGCATCGGTGAGCTGGCCGCCCGCACGGGCACCACGACACGGACACTCCGGTACTACGAGGCGCGCGGTCTGCTCTCCGCGCGCCGGGACCCGCACGGTCACCGCGCCTACGACGAGGACGACGTCCGCCTGCTCGAACAGATCCGCACGCTGCGGGACTTCGGGTTCGGGCTGGAGGAGACGCGGCCGTTCGTGGAGTGCCTGCGGGCGGGCCACCCCGAAGGGGACTCGTGTCCGGCCTCGCTCGCGGTGTACCGGCGCAAGCTCGCCGAACTCGACGCGCTGATCGAGGAATTGGGGGCGGTCCGGCAGAAGGTCGCCGGACAGCTCGACCGCGCCGAGCGGGCCAGGGACGCCCTCGCCGTGGAGACGGCACCACCGGAATGCGAACTGGGAGGAAAGCAATGGTGA
- a CDS encoding VOC family protein — protein sequence MSLRPAHVNIKALDAPAVGRFWAEALGWEAYRAGESVYVGPAGGLVWPDPVLLGIDVVPVPDRKGTAKNRVHLDLATNSPAHQRELTDRLRRLGATPVDVGQGDDVPWTVLADPEDNELCVLEPREVYRDAGPVAAVVVDCADPRAMARFWGGALDWTLLELTDAQATLRSPEGTGPFLEFLRVPGTRPTPDRVHLDLLPDDQQAEVARVLALGAVPLDTGQGDAPWTCLTDPEGHAFCVLAP from the coding sequence ATGTCCCTGCGCCCCGCACACGTGAACATCAAGGCCCTCGACGCACCGGCGGTGGGCCGGTTCTGGGCGGAGGCCCTGGGGTGGGAGGCGTACCGCGCCGGCGAAAGCGTGTACGTCGGCCCCGCCGGAGGGCTCGTGTGGCCGGACCCCGTCCTCCTCGGCATCGACGTCGTCCCCGTACCGGACCGCAAGGGGACGGCGAAGAACCGGGTCCACCTCGACCTCGCCACCAACTCCCCCGCGCACCAACGGGAGTTGACCGACCGCCTCCGTCGACTCGGCGCGACGCCCGTCGACGTCGGGCAGGGGGACGACGTCCCGTGGACCGTCCTCGCCGACCCCGAGGACAACGAACTGTGCGTGCTGGAGCCCCGGGAGGTGTACCGGGACGCCGGGCCGGTCGCCGCGGTCGTCGTCGACTGCGCCGATCCGCGCGCCATGGCCCGCTTCTGGGGCGGGGCCCTGGACTGGACCCTCCTCGAACTCACCGACGCCCAGGCGACGTTGCGCTCCCCGGAGGGCACGGGCCCCTTCCTGGAGTTCCTGCGCGTCCCCGGCACGCGGCCCACCCCGGACCGCGTCCACCTCGACCTGCTCCCCGACGACCAGCAGGCGGAGGTCGCCCGCGTGCTCGCCCTGGGCGCCGTCCCCCTCGACACCGGCCAGGGCGACGCCCCCTGGACCTGCCTGACGGACCCGGAGGGCCACGCGTTCTGCGTCCTCGCCCCCTGA
- a CDS encoding DUF2127 domain-containing protein, with protein sequence MKIDWDRRTCARKGHVTYAPDETRFAERLRAVTALGDAWRCLRCGDFALGEPHGAGPAAGAPLVARGKVLRDLFVLRFLAVERAVRGVFIVLVAVAVWKFSNSQDSVRRLFDEYLDVFRPVFRHFHYDLDHSPVVGSVQKVFGYQHSTLVLVAALLLAYALIELVEAAGLWYAKRWAEYLTVVATAAFLPLEIYELTERVSWLKIATLVLNLLAVLYIAVTKRLFGLRGGRPAFEEERRSASLMEVGESAGVAV encoded by the coding sequence ATGAAGATCGACTGGGATCGGCGGACGTGTGCGCGGAAGGGGCATGTGACCTACGCGCCCGACGAGACGCGGTTCGCGGAGCGGCTGCGTGCGGTGACCGCGTTGGGGGACGCCTGGCGGTGTCTGCGGTGCGGGGACTTCGCGTTGGGGGAGCCGCATGGGGCGGGGCCGGCGGCGGGGGCGCCGCTCGTGGCGCGGGGGAAGGTGCTGCGGGACCTGTTCGTCCTGCGGTTCCTGGCGGTGGAACGGGCTGTGCGGGGCGTGTTCATCGTCCTCGTAGCCGTCGCCGTGTGGAAGTTCAGCAACAGCCAGGACTCGGTGCGCAGGCTCTTCGACGAGTATCTGGACGTCTTCCGGCCCGTGTTCCGGCACTTCCACTACGACCTGGACCACTCACCGGTCGTCGGCTCGGTGCAGAAGGTCTTCGGGTACCAGCACAGCACGCTCGTCCTCGTCGCCGCCCTCCTCCTCGCCTACGCGCTGATCGAACTCGTCGAGGCGGCCGGCCTCTGGTACGCCAAACGCTGGGCCGAGTACCTGACGGTCGTCGCCACCGCCGCGTTCCTCCCACTGGAGATCTACGAACTCACCGAGCGAGTCAGCTGGTTGAAGATCGCCACCCTCGTCCTCAACCTCCTCGCCGTGCTCTACATCGCCGTCACCAAGCGGCTGTTCGGGCTGCGCGGCGGGCGCCCGGCGTTTGAGGAGGAGCGGCGCAGCGCGTCGCTGATGGAGGTGGGGGAGTCGGCGGGGGTGGCCGTCTAG
- a CDS encoding cation:dicarboxylate symporter family transporter yields the protein MPTKTSRRAAVAASTPDTAPAAPAVKRDRTHYLYIAVIAAVALGITVGLVAPDFAVELKPIGTGFVNLIKMMISPIIFCTIVLGIGSVRKAAKVGAVGGIALGYFVVMSFVALAIGLVVGNILEPGSGLHITEAVKESGQAQVSAEAKDTTEFLLGIIPHTIVSAFTEGEVLQTLFVALLCGFALQAMGKAGRPVLRGIEHIQRLVFRVLAMIMWAAPVGAFGAMAAVTGSAGVDALKSLAVLMIGFYITCFLFVFIVLGAMLKIVTGLNIFTFFKYLGREFLLILSTSSSESALPRLIAKMEHLGVSKPVVGITVPTGYSFNLDGTMIYMTMASLFIADAMGTPMAVSEQIPLLLFLLVASKGAAGVTGAGLATLAGGLQSHKPALVDGMGLIVGIDRFMSEARALTNFAGNAVATLLIGTWTKEVDKERVQRVLAGEFPFDEKTLVDDHGAVYEDDDDEAAERRADGEKELAKA from the coding sequence ATGCCGACGAAGACGTCAAGGAGGGCAGCCGTGGCCGCCAGCACCCCCGATACGGCACCTGCCGCTCCCGCTGTGAAGCGGGACCGCACCCACTATCTCTACATCGCCGTGATCGCCGCGGTCGCCCTCGGTATCACGGTCGGCCTGGTCGCCCCCGACTTCGCCGTCGAGCTCAAGCCCATCGGCACCGGCTTCGTCAACCTGATCAAGATGATGATCTCGCCGATCATCTTCTGCACGATCGTGCTCGGCATCGGCTCCGTCAGGAAGGCCGCGAAGGTCGGCGCCGTCGGCGGTATCGCGCTCGGCTACTTCGTCGTCATGTCGTTCGTCGCGCTGGCCATCGGTCTGGTCGTCGGCAACATCCTGGAGCCCGGCAGCGGCCTGCACATCACCGAGGCGGTCAAGGAGTCCGGTCAGGCGCAGGTCTCGGCCGAGGCCAAGGACACCACGGAGTTCCTGCTCGGGATCATCCCGCACACGATCGTCTCGGCGTTCACCGAGGGTGAGGTCCTGCAGACCCTGTTCGTCGCCCTGCTGTGCGGCTTCGCGCTCCAGGCCATGGGCAAGGCCGGACGGCCGGTGCTGCGCGGTATCGAGCACATCCAGCGGCTCGTGTTCCGCGTCCTCGCGATGATCATGTGGGCGGCTCCGGTCGGCGCGTTCGGCGCGATGGCCGCCGTCACCGGTTCGGCCGGTGTCGACGCGCTGAAGAGCCTCGCCGTCCTGATGATCGGCTTCTACATCACCTGCTTCCTCTTCGTCTTCATCGTCCTCGGCGCGATGCTGAAGATCGTCACCGGGCTCAACATCTTCACCTTCTTCAAGTACCTGGGCCGTGAGTTCCTGCTGATCCTGTCGACCTCCTCCTCCGAGTCCGCGCTGCCGCGGCTCATCGCGAAGATGGAGCACCTGGGTGTCAGCAAGCCTGTCGTCGGCATCACCGTCCCGACCGGTTACTCCTTCAACCTCGACGGCACCATGATCTACATGACCATGGCGTCCCTGTTCATCGCCGACGCCATGGGCACGCCGATGGCCGTCAGCGAGCAGATCCCGTTGCTGCTCTTCCTGCTGGTCGCCTCCAAGGGCGCCGCGGGCGTCACCGGCGCCGGTCTCGCCACCCTCGCGGGCGGCCTCCAGTCCCACAAGCCGGCGCTGGTCGACGGCATGGGCCTGATCGTCGGCATCGACCGATTCATGAGCGAGGCCCGCGCCCTCACCAACTTCGCGGGCAACGCCGTCGCCACCCTCCTCATCGGCACCTGGACCAAGGAGGTCGACAAGGAGCGCGTCCAGCGAGTCCTCGCGGGCGAGTTCCCGTTCGACGAGAAGACGCTGGTGGACGACCACGGCGCGGTCTATGAGGACGACGACGATGAGGCGGCCGAGCGGCGCGCGGACGGCGAGAAGGAGCTGGCGAAGGCGTGA
- a CDS encoding sensor histidine kinase, with protein sequence MHLRVPRPRSLAGQLFGMQAVLIAVVVAGYALFSYISDERQAEDAARRQAMAVARSVADSPSVREAIGTSDPTATLQPYAVKVMRDTEVDFVTIMNPRGIRWTHPDRTQIGQRFLGHIERALRGESFTEKYTGTLGESVRAVTPIWASDAAEASRSDDQIIGLVSAGIKIEVISRRVQEQVTALLGVAGGALALGGIGTYVINARLRRHTHGMNAGELSRMHDYHQAALHAVREGLLMLDGQYRVALINDGARELLGVGPSGIVGDSVAGLGLPAPLTGALLASEPRVDEVHLTADRVLVVNTSPVSGGERRGTVVTLRDVTELQSLMGELNSERGFTQALRSQAHEAANRLHTVVSLIELGRAEEAVEFATAELELAQALTDQVVAAVSEPVLAALLLGKTAQANERGVELEVSAASRLDDGVLPDSLPARDLVTILGNLIDNAVDAAQGSVGARVSVTAYTTDAELTLSVSDTGTGVAPSDTERVFERGFTTKPAGPGGRGLGLALVRQAVHRHDGTLSVSAAEGGGAEFVARLPLRTSAPVSGGGA encoded by the coding sequence ATGCACCTCCGTGTCCCCCGTCCCCGCAGCCTCGCCGGCCAGCTCTTCGGCATGCAGGCGGTGCTGATAGCGGTGGTCGTGGCGGGGTACGCGCTGTTCAGCTACATCAGCGACGAGCGCCAGGCCGAGGACGCGGCACGCCGCCAGGCCATGGCCGTCGCCCGTTCGGTGGCCGATTCACCGTCGGTGCGGGAGGCGATCGGGACGAGCGATCCGACGGCCACGCTCCAGCCGTACGCGGTCAAGGTCATGCGGGACACCGAGGTCGACTTCGTCACGATCATGAATCCCCGGGGGATCCGGTGGACGCACCCGGACCGGACGCAGATCGGGCAGCGGTTCCTCGGGCACATCGAGCGGGCGCTGCGGGGGGAGTCGTTCACGGAGAAGTACACGGGGACGCTCGGGGAGTCGGTGCGGGCGGTGACACCGATCTGGGCGAGCGACGCGGCGGAGGCTTCCCGGTCCGACGATCAGATCATCGGACTGGTGAGTGCCGGCATCAAGATCGAGGTGATCAGCCGGCGCGTGCAGGAGCAGGTCACCGCCCTCCTCGGCGTCGCCGGCGGCGCCCTCGCGCTCGGCGGCATCGGCACGTACGTCATCAACGCCCGGCTGCGCCGCCACACCCACGGCATGAACGCCGGCGAGCTGAGCCGGATGCACGACTACCACCAGGCCGCCCTGCACGCCGTGCGCGAGGGGCTGCTCATGCTCGACGGGCAGTACAGGGTGGCGCTGATCAACGACGGGGCGCGGGAACTGCTGGGCGTCGGGCCGTCCGGGATCGTCGGCGACTCGGTGGCCGGCCTCGGTCTGCCCGCCCCGCTGACCGGCGCGCTCCTCGCCTCCGAGCCGCGCGTCGACGAGGTGCATCTGACGGCGGACCGGGTCCTCGTCGTCAACACCTCCCCCGTCTCCGGGGGCGAGCGCCGGGGGACGGTCGTCACGCTCCGGGACGTCACCGAACTCCAGTCCCTCATGGGCGAGTTGAACTCCGAGCGCGGCTTCACGCAGGCGCTGCGCTCGCAGGCCCACGAAGCGGCGAACCGGCTCCACACGGTCGTTTCCCTGATCGAGCTGGGCCGCGCCGAGGAGGCCGTCGAATTCGCCACCGCCGAACTGGAGTTGGCCCAGGCGCTGACCGACCAGGTGGTGGCCGCCGTCAGCGAACCCGTCCTCGCCGCCCTGCTGTTGGGCAAGACGGCCCAGGCGAACGAGCGGGGCGTCGAACTGGAGGTCTCCGCCGCGAGCCGCCTCGACGACGGCGTCCTGCCCGACTCCCTCCCCGCGCGCGACCTCGTCACGATCCTCGGCAACCTCATCGACAACGCGGTCGACGCGGCGCAGGGCAGCGTCGGCGCGCGCGTCTCGGTGACGGCGTACACCACGGACGCCGAGCTGACCCTCTCCGTCTCCGACACCGGCACCGGCGTCGCCCCCTCCGACACGGAACGCGTCTTCGAACGCGGCTTCACCACCAAGCCCGCCGGTCCCGGGGGGCGCGGACTCGGCCTCGCTCTGGTACGACAAGCCGTACACCGACACGACGGGACCCTGTCGGTGTCCGCCGCCGAGGGGGGCGGCGCGGAGTTCGTGGCACGCCTGCCCTTGCGGACGAGCGCGCCGGTTTCTGGAGGCGGAGCATGA
- a CDS encoding response regulator, with protein MRTGAGTSSGAGAGAGTGTGSGAGPGVGAGAGAGAGAAPIRVLVVEDDPVAADAHVLYVGRVPGFVAVGKAHTGAEARRQLDRTPVDLLLLDLHLPDGHGLQLARSLRAAGYHADVIAVTSARDLTVVREGVSLGVVQYVLKPFTFATLRDRLVRYAEFRGAAGEASGQDEVDRALAALRAPSPAALPKGLSGPTLERVTGALRDAAEGLTAAGLAEAVGISRITARRYLEHLVEAGRAERQPLYGQVGRPELVYRWVRGGR; from the coding sequence ATGCGTACCGGCGCGGGCACCAGCTCTGGCGCGGGCGCGGGTGCTGGCACAGGTACTGGCTCCGGTGCCGGTCCGGGGGTGGGCGCGGGTGCGGGTGCGGGTGCGGGTGCTGCGCCGATCCGGGTTCTCGTCGTCGAGGACGACCCCGTCGCGGCGGACGCGCATGTCCTGTACGTCGGGCGGGTGCCGGGGTTCGTCGCCGTCGGCAAGGCGCACACCGGTGCGGAGGCGCGGCGGCAGTTGGACCGTACGCCGGTGGACCTGCTGCTGCTCGACCTGCATCTGCCCGACGGGCACGGGTTGCAGCTCGCCCGTTCCCTGCGCGCCGCCGGGTACCACGCCGACGTCATCGCGGTGACCTCCGCGCGGGACCTCACGGTCGTCCGCGAAGGGGTGTCGCTGGGGGTCGTCCAGTACGTGCTGAAGCCGTTCACGTTCGCGACCCTGCGGGACCGGCTGGTGCGGTACGCCGAGTTCCGGGGGGCCGCCGGGGAGGCGAGCGGGCAGGACGAGGTGGACCGCGCGCTCGCGGCCCTGCGCGCGCCGAGCCCGGCCGCGCTGCCCAAGGGGCTGAGCGGTCCGACGCTGGAACGGGTGACGGGCGCCCTGCGCGACGCCGCGGAGGGGCTGACCGCCGCCGGGCTCGCCGAGGCGGTGGGCATCTCGCGCATCACCGCCCGGCGGTACCTGGAGCACCTGGTGGAGGCGGGGCGGGCGGAACGTCAACCGCTGTACGGGCAGGTGGGGCGGCCGGAGTTGGTGTACCGGTGGGTGCGGGGAGGCAGGTGA
- a CDS encoding 5'-methylthioadenosine/S-adenosylhomocysteine nucleosidase, with translation MSPVAVILTALPVEYDAVRPYLTAPEEITLSDGTRLERGPLEGTPWTVALAELGEGALTTAILAKQIINELAPEALLFVGVAGGLKDDLQLGDVVVATKVYAVQGGKLTPEGHQERPESWHGSHRLVQAARSALRELRPDVRGHRKPIACGDVVLTDPDSDFAARLKRSYNDAHAIEMEGSGVAHAAHLSRQLDALVIRGISDFADPGKSAADSSGSQELAAGQAAKVAIAVLRKHQPAPEETPGPIYTGDHIDFSGGTFHGPVIGKQSRP, from the coding sequence GTGTCGCCCGTCGCCGTGATCCTCACCGCCCTGCCCGTCGAGTACGACGCCGTGCGGCCGTACCTCACCGCCCCCGAGGAGATCACCCTCTCCGACGGAACACGCCTGGAACGGGGGCCACTTGAGGGCACGCCCTGGACGGTCGCCCTCGCGGAACTCGGCGAGGGCGCGCTGACGACGGCGATCCTGGCGAAGCAGATCATCAACGAACTCGCCCCCGAGGCCCTGCTGTTCGTGGGCGTCGCGGGCGGCCTCAAGGACGACCTCCAGCTCGGGGACGTCGTCGTCGCCACCAAGGTGTACGCCGTCCAGGGCGGCAAGCTCACCCCCGAGGGCCACCAGGAACGCCCGGAGTCCTGGCACGGTTCCCACCGCCTCGTCCAGGCGGCCCGCTCCGCCCTGCGCGAGCTGCGCCCCGACGTACGCGGCCACCGCAAGCCCATCGCCTGCGGCGACGTCGTCCTCACCGACCCGGACTCCGACTTCGCCGCCCGCCTGAAGCGCTCCTACAACGACGCCCACGCCATCGAGATGGAAGGCTCCGGCGTCGCCCACGCGGCCCACCTCAGCAGGCAGTTGGACGCCCTGGTCATCCGCGGCATCAGCGACTTCGCCGACCCCGGCAAGTCCGCCGCCGACTCCTCCGGCTCCCAGGAACTCGCGGCCGGCCAGGCGGCGAAGGTCGCCATCGCCGTCCTACGCAAACACCAGCCCGCCCCTGAGGAAACCCCCGGCCCCATCTACACCGGCGACCACATCGACTTCAGCGGCGGCACCTTCCACGGCCCGGTCATCGGCAAACAGAGCAGGCCCTAG
- a CDS encoding PPOX class F420-dependent oxidoreductase, translating into MDALYETGATLDAHARARLLAPNFWHLATVGPEGAPQVSPMWADLEGDQVVVNTSVGRVKERNLRRNPWVSLSHHDPQNPYDRVEIRGRVVRFVEGEEAERGMDRLTQKYLGVERYPWLMEGERRVMLFIEPVRVRRVVGVEPFPGAGG; encoded by the coding sequence ATGGACGCTCTGTACGAAACCGGCGCCACCCTCGATGCCCACGCCCGCGCGCGCCTTCTGGCCCCCAACTTCTGGCACCTCGCCACGGTCGGGCCGGAGGGCGCGCCTCAAGTCTCGCCGATGTGGGCGGACTTGGAGGGGGACCAGGTGGTCGTCAACACGTCCGTCGGACGGGTGAAGGAACGCAACCTCCGCCGCAATCCCTGGGTTTCGCTCTCCCACCACGACCCCCAGAACCCCTACGACCGGGTCGAGATCCGGGGGCGGGTGGTGCGGTTCGTGGAGGGGGAGGAGGCGGAGCGGGGGATGGACCGGCTGACCCAGAAGTATCTGGGGGTGGAGCGGTATCCGTGGCTGATGGAGGGGGAGCGGCGGGTGATGCTGTTCATCGAGCCCGTGCGGGTGCGGCGGGTCGTGGGGGTGGAGCCGTTTCCGGGGGCGGGAGGCTAG
- a CDS encoding ATP-dependent 6-phosphofructokinase: MRIGVLTAGGDCPGLNAVIRSVVHRAIDNYGDEVIGFEDGYSGLLDGRYRPLDLESVSGILALGGTILGSSRLERDRLREACENASDMIHEFGIDALIPIGGEGTLTAARMLSDAGLPVVGVPKTIDNDISSTDRTFGFDTAVGVATEAMDRLKTTAESHQRVMVVEVMGRHAGWIALESGMAAGAHGICLPERPFDPADLVKMVEERFARGKKFAVICVAEGAHPADNTMDYGKGAIDQFGHERFQGIGTALARELERRLGKEARPVILGHVQRGGTPTAYDRVLATRFGWHAVEAAHQGEFGRMTALRGTDVVMVPLAEAVTELKRVPVDRMDEAESVF, translated from the coding sequence ATGCGCATCGGAGTTCTCACAGCGGGCGGCGACTGCCCCGGCCTGAACGCAGTGATCCGGTCGGTCGTGCACCGGGCGATCGACAACTACGGCGACGAGGTCATCGGCTTCGAGGACGGCTACTCCGGCCTCCTCGACGGCCGTTACCGCCCTCTCGACCTGGAGTCCGTCAGCGGCATCCTCGCCCTCGGCGGCACCATCCTCGGCTCCTCCCGCCTGGAGCGCGACCGGCTGCGCGAGGCGTGCGAGAACGCCTCCGACATGATCCACGAGTTCGGCATCGACGCCCTCATCCCGATCGGCGGCGAGGGCACCCTCACCGCCGCGCGGATGCTCAGCGACGCCGGGCTGCCCGTCGTCGGCGTCCCCAAGACGATCGACAACGACATCTCCTCCACCGACCGCACCTTCGGCTTCGACACGGCCGTCGGCGTCGCCACCGAGGCGATGGACCGGCTCAAGACCACCGCCGAGTCCCACCAGCGCGTCATGGTCGTCGAGGTCATGGGGCGGCACGCCGGGTGGATCGCCCTGGAGTCCGGCATGGCCGCCGGCGCGCACGGCATCTGCCTGCCCGAACGCCCCTTCGACCCCGCCGACCTGGTCAAGATGGTCGAGGAGCGTTTCGCGCGCGGCAAGAAGTTCGCCGTCATCTGCGTCGCCGAGGGCGCGCACCCCGCCGACAACACCATGGACTACGGCAAGGGCGCCATCGACCAGTTCGGCCACGAGCGCTTCCAGGGCATCGGGACGGCGCTCGCGCGCGAGCTGGAACGCCGCCTCGGCAAGGAGGCCCGCCCGGTCATCCTCGGCCACGTCCAGCGCGGCGGCACCCCCACCGCGTACGACCGCGTCCTCGCCACCCGCTTCGGCTGGCACGCCGTCGAGGCCGCCCACCAGGGCGAGTTCGGCCGCATGACCGCACTGCGCGGCACGGACGTCGTCATGGTCCCGCTGGCCGAGGCGGTCACCGAACTGAAGCGCGTGCCCGTCGACCGCATGGACGAGGCCGAGTCGGTCTTCTGA
- the pta gene encoding phosphate acetyltransferase, translating to MTRSVYVTGIDRGDGRQVVELGVMELLTRQVDRVGVFRPLVHDGPDRLFELLRARYRLAQEPSSVYGMDYHEASTLQAERGTDELVSTLVDRFHRVAREYDVVLVLGTDYADTQFPDELSLNARLANEFGASVIPVVGGRRQTAESVRAETHNAFRAYDGLGCDVLAMVVNRVAREDRDEIAGRLANRLPVPCFVVPDEPALSAPTVAQVRHALGARVLLGDDSGLARDALGFVFGGAMLPNFLSALTPGCLVVTPGDRADLVVGALAAHSAGTPPIAGVLLTLDEVPGDNVLTLAARLAPGTPVLSVPGTSFPTAEQLFSLEGKLGAATPRKAETALGLFERYVDTADLLTRVSAPSSDRVTPMMFEHKLLEQARSDRRRVVLPEGTEERVLHAAEVLLRRAVCDLTLLGPVDQIRKKAADLGIDLGDAQLIDPATSELRDTFAETYASLRAHKGVTVELAHDVVSDVNYFGTLMVKEGLADGMVSGSVHSTAATIRPSFEIIKTRPDSSIVSSVFFMCLADKVLVYGDCAVNPDPDAEQLADIAVQSAATAARFGVEPRIAMLSYSTGTSGSGADVDKVREATELVRARRPDLKIEGPIQYDAAVEPSVAATKLPGSEVAGQATVLIFPDLNTGNNTYKAVQRSAGAIAVGPVLQGLRKPVNDLSRGALVQDIVNTVAITAIQAQTPAPAEQVPVPSEKKAPVQ from the coding sequence GTGACGCGCAGCGTGTACGTGACCGGGATCGACCGCGGCGACGGCCGCCAGGTCGTCGAGCTGGGGGTCATGGAGCTGCTGACCCGCCAGGTCGACCGCGTGGGCGTCTTCCGCCCCCTGGTCCACGACGGCCCGGACCGCCTCTTCGAGCTCCTGCGCGCCCGCTACCGCCTGGCCCAGGAACCGTCGTCGGTGTACGGCATGGACTACCACGAGGCGTCGACGCTCCAGGCGGAACGGGGCACGGACGAGCTGGTGTCGACGCTGGTCGACCGCTTCCACCGGGTCGCCCGGGAGTACGACGTCGTCCTGGTCCTCGGCACGGACTACGCGGACACCCAGTTCCCGGACGAGCTGTCGCTCAACGCCCGCCTGGCCAACGAGTTCGGGGCGTCGGTGATCCCAGTGGTCGGGGGCCGCAGGCAGACGGCGGAGTCGGTCCGCGCGGAGACCCACAACGCGTTCCGCGCCTACGACGGCCTGGGGTGCGACGTGCTGGCGATGGTCGTCAACCGGGTCGCCCGCGAGGACCGCGACGAGATAGCCGGCCGCCTCGCGAACCGGCTCCCGGTGCCCTGCTTCGTCGTCCCGGACGAGCCGGCCCTCTCGGCGCCGACGGTCGCGCAGGTGCGGCACGCGCTGGGGGCGCGCGTCCTGCTGGGCGACGACTCGGGGCTCGCCCGGGACGCGCTGGGGTTCGTGTTCGGCGGGGCGATGCTGCCGAACTTCCTGTCGGCGCTGACGCCGGGGTGCCTGGTGGTGACGCCGGGGGACCGCGCGGACCTGGTGGTGGGCGCGCTGGCCGCGCACAGCGCCGGGACCCCGCCGATCGCGGGCGTGCTGCTGACGCTGGACGAGGTGCCGGGCGACAACGTCCTGACGCTGGCCGCGCGCCTCGCGCCGGGGACGCCGGTGCTGTCGGTGCCGGGGACCAGCTTCCCGACCGCCGAGCAGCTGTTCTCCCTGGAGGGCAAGCTGGGCGCGGCGACCCCGCGCAAGGCGGAGACGGCGCTGGGCCTGTTCGAGCGGTACGTCGACACGGCGGACCTGCTGACCCGGGTGAGCGCCCCGAGCAGCGACCGGGTCACGCCGATGATGTTCGAGCACAAGCTCCTGGAGCAGGCCCGCTCGGACCGCCGCCGCGTCGTCCTCCCGGAGGGCACGGAGGAGCGCGTGCTGCACGCGGCGGAGGTCCTGCTGCGCCGCGCGGTGTGCGACCTGACCCTGCTGGGCCCGGTCGACCAGATCCGCAAGAAGGCCGCCGACCTGGGCATCGACCTGGGCGACGCCCAGCTGATCGACCCGGCGACGAGCGAGCTGCGCGACACCTTCGCCGAGACGTACGCGTCCCTGCGCGCCCACAAGGGCGTCACGGTGGAGCTGGCCCACGACGTCGTCTCGGACGTCAACTACTTCGGCACGCTGATGGTGAAGGAGGGCCTGGCCGACGGCATGGTGTCGGGCTCGGTGCACTCCACGGCGGCGACGATCCGCCCGTCCTTCGAGATCATCAAGACCAGGCCGGACTCCTCGATCGTCTCCTCGGTGTTCTTCATGTGCCTCGCGGACAAGGTCCTGGTGTACGGCGACTGCGCGGTCAACCCCGACCCGGACGCCGAGCAGCTGGCGGACATCGCGGTCCAGTCGGCGGCGACGGCGGCGCGGTTCGGTGTGGAGCCGAGGATCGCGATGCTGTCGTACTCGACGGGGACGTCGGGTTCGGGCGCGGACGTCGACAAGGTGCGCGAGGCGACCGAGCTGGTGCGCGCGCGCCGTCCGGACCTGAAGATCGAGGGGCCGATCCAGTACGACGCGGCGGTGGAGCCGTCGGTCGCGGCGACCAAGCTGCCGGGCTCGGAGGTGGCCGGGCAGGCGACGGTGCTGATCTTCCCGGACCTCAACACCGGCAACAACACGTACAAGGCGGTGCAGCGGTCGGCCGGCGCGATCGCGGTGGGCCCGGTCCTGCAGGGTCTGCGCAAGCCGGTGAACGACCTGTCGCGGGGCGCGCTGGTGCAGGACATCGTCAACACCGTCGCCATCACCGCGATCCAGGCGCAGACGCCGGCGCCCGCCGAGCAAGTCCCCGTCCCCTCCGAGAAGAAGGCTCCCGTCCAGTGA